The following coding sequences lie in one Populus trichocarpa isolate Nisqually-1 chromosome 14, P.trichocarpa_v4.1, whole genome shotgun sequence genomic window:
- the LOC7455678 gene encoding glucan endo-1,3-beta-glucosidase 7, with translation MVVLPYTVAFLLLSCLQTEKIANSQSFIGINYGQVADNLPPPPSTAKLLQSTSIQKVQLYGSDPAIIKALANTGIGIVIGTANGDIPGLASDPNFAKSWINTNVLPFYPDSNIILITVGNEVMTSNDQNLVNKLLPAMQNVQNALNDASLGGKIKVCTVHPMGVLKQSEPPSSGSFDPSYGDLMKGLLEFNSANGSPFVINPYPYFAYRSDTRPETLAFCLFQPNAGRMDGNTKIKYMNMFDAQTESLKATPQPPPATAATTTSTGTNNNDSSTSTSTSTGTGTSTSTSSSTNTISI, from the exons ATGGTGGTGCTTCCTTATACTGTTGCTTTCCTACTCCTTTCCTGCTTACAGACTGAAAAAATCGCAA ACTCGCAATCATTCATCGGTATAAACTATGGCCAAGTTGCGGACAAtcttccaccaccaccatccaCAGCAAAGCTTCTTCAATCCACTTCAATCCAAAAGGTCCAATTATATGGATCGGACCCCGCCATAATCAAAGCCTTAGCCAACACCGGAATTGGAATTGTTATCGGCACTGCAAATGGTGACATTCCAGGACTAGCCTCTGATCCCAATTTTGCTAAGAGCTGGATCAACACAAACGTGCTTCCCTTCTATCCAGATAGCAATATCATCCTCATCACTGTCGGCAACGAGGTCATGACTTCCAATGACCAGAATCTCGTGAACAAGCTCTTACCAGCAATGCAAAATGTACAGAATGCTCTAAATGATGCATCGCTCGGGGGTAAAATTAAGGTCTGCACAGTTCATCCGATGGGAGTGCTTAAGCAGTCTGAGCCACCTTCTTCTGGAAGCTTTGATCCAAGTTATGGGGATCTGATGAAGGGCTTGTTGGAGTTTAATAGTGCGAATGGTTCGCCTTTCGTAATCAATCCCTACCCTTACTTTGCCTACAGAAGCGATACAAGGCCTGAGACTCTTGCTTTTTGCCTTTTCCAGCCGAATGCAGGACGAATGGATGGAAACACTAAGATCAAGTACATGAATATGTTCGATGCCCAG ACCGAGTCACTAAAAGCAAcaccacaaccaccaccagCAACCGCAgccaccaccaccagcaccgGCACTAACAACAATGACAGCAGCACGAGCACAAGCACGAGCACGGGCACGGGCACGAGCACAAGCACGAGCTCGAGCACGAACACCATCAGCATTTAA
- the LOC112324167 gene encoding deoxyuridine 5'-triphosphate nucleotidohydrolase-like, which yields MLQQNGIHEAASIPSSLLKVKKLSESTLCSLNALCLPLAMISPVLHSASETGVPARGKALIPTDLSFAIPEGTYARIGLAWKHSIDVDASVIDADYRGPVGVNRSSKHSF from the exons ATGCTCCAACAAAATGGCATCCACGAAGCCGCTTCAATCCCATCATCTCTCCTGAAAGTGAAAAAGCTCTCTGAAAGCACACTTTGCTCTCTAAATGCTCTATGCTTGCCTCTGGCTATGATCTCTCCAG TGTTGCACAGTGCCTCAGAGACAGGGGTTCCAGCTAGAGGAAAAGCCCTTATCCCTACAGATTTGAGCTTTGCTATACCTGAAGGAACTTATGCTCGTATTG GATTGGCATGGAAGCACTCGATTGATGTGGATGCTAGTGTCATAGATGCTGATTACAGAGGCCCTGTTGGTGTCAACCGatcttcaaagcattcattttga